The region AGCTTCGGCAAAAGGGATCTTGGCGGCTTCTATGGCGTCTCTTATGGCCACGGATGTGTGGGTGTAGGCCGCGGGATTTATCACGGCTCCGTCATATTTTTCATCCGCGCTTCCTATCTCGGACACTATGTCGCCTTCAGACGCGCTCTGGTAGAAGCTCACCTCCACGCCGAGTTCCTGAGCGAGCGCGCTTATTTTTTTGTTTATTTCAGCAAGCGTTTCAGCGCCGTAAACCGAGGCGTCTCTTTTACCCAGCTTATCCATGTTGGGACCGTTGATCACAAGTATTTTCATATTTCCTCCCGCTTTCGCATCCTCACAATTTTCCATTATATAAAATTTTTTCGATTTCCGCCGCTGTTTCATCCGGGTTTTTGTTAAAAACGCTGATTCCGACGGCGCCTTTTTTTCTCCACCAGATCTCCTGTTTCCTTGAGAGCTGATGCGTTCTGAATTTTATTTTTTCCGCGGCTTCCGCCAGAGTGAGTTTTCCCCTGATGTGTTCAAGTATTTCCTTATATCCTATGGCCGAGAAAGGCGGCGCGCTTTCCGGCACTCCTCTTTTTAATATCCTCAGAACCTCCTTTACAAGTCCCTTCGCTATCATCCAGTCAACCCTTTCGTCTATCCTGCGGTAAAGTTCCTCTCTCGGCATTGAAAGAAAAAACACTTTCAGGGGAATGCCGGATATGAAATTTTTCGCCAGCGCCTCGCCGGGCGGCAGACCGGTGACGCGGCGGATCTCAAGAGCTCTTCCGACCCTGCGCGGATTTCGTTTGTCAATGGAGGAAAACATCGCGTAATCGGCTTGCTCCAATTCTTTCAGCTGCTCTTCCAGCGTCATGGCCGCGACCTCGGCGCGTATTTTCGCCGATGAAGGTATGGGAGAAATACCGTCTTTAAGAGAGCTGATGTAAAGGCCGGTTCCGCCGCATATGATAGGTAATTCGGCCCGCCGTTTGATTTTCGCCGCGATTCGCCGGGCGAGGATCACAAAATCTCCGGCAGAAAACTGTTTTTCGGGATCCCTGCATCCCACAAGATAATGCTTTATTCTTTTCCTCATCGAAGCAGGAGGTTTGGATGTGCCGATGTTGAAATATTTGTAAACGCTCTGCGAGTCGGCGTTTATTATCGCCCCGTTTGTCCTCAGCGCCAACGCGAAAGCCGTGTCGGTTTTTCCTGAAGCCGTGGAGCCGGTAATCACCGGAACCGCTGAAACAGCCGGCGGTATCTTCATTCTTCTATGAATTTTAAAAAAGCTTCTATGTCCAGGTCGGTGTCGGCGCAGCCGTCGCGGGAAAGGGGGAAGAACTGAACGGGTATCTTGAATTCCCCGCAGATCTTCTGGCCTAAAAACCCTTCCCATTGGCACGCGATACCTATGACACCGCCGGGCTTGTCTTTTTCAAAAAGAGAGGGTATTATTTTCCCGCCTTTGAGTATATAAACTTTTTTATATCCGAGTTCCGAGGCCTTCTTCCGGATAGTTTTGATCTTGCACGCTCCGCAGTCCGCGCAGATAAAAAACGGGCCCGATTCTTCGGCGGCGCATTTTTTGGAATTTCTCAGGCACTGCGGGATCAGGATCATCCTTCCGGAAAAAGGGATCTTGAGAAATTTTTTCCGGTTTTTTTTATTTGTTGCAGCAACCTGTTTTGTATATTTGTCTTTCATAATTTGCTTAACATGCCGGCAGGGAACCGCCGTTAATGGCGGTAAAATAATCTATCGCTCCCTGTTAACTTCTTCTTAAAATGTAACATGCCGGGGGACGGAATCGAACCGCCGACACGCTGATTTTCAGTCAACTGCTCTACCGACTGAGCTACCCCGGCATTGGCGGAGTGTATAAAATTTATGATTTCAAGTCAAAAATATACGCGGGTTATTGCCAAGGTTTTCTAATTTGGCTATAATAAGCGGTAAAGTTTTGATGGTATAGTTAAATGGAGATTTTATAATGGCAAAATTACCCGAACTCAATATAGGTGATTTAAACATACCCGTCCCCATAATACAGGGCGGAATGGGTGTGAGAATATCACTTGCGCGCCTGGCCGCCGCCGTCGCCAACGAAGGCGGTGTCGGCACGATTTCCGCCGCTCTCATCGGCGGCCTCAAAAGCAATCTGACGCTGGATGACAGCACGCTGGCGGACATTAAAGAACTTGTTGAGGAACTGAAGAAGGCCTCCGCTCTTACCACCGGTGTTATCGCCGTGAATGTGATGGTGGCCCTGACAAACTATTCCGCGCTCGTCCAGGCCGCGGCTCAGAATAACGCGCAAATAATAGTTGCCGGAGCCGGACTTCCGCTGACACTTCCAAAACTTGTGGAAGGCACACGGGCAAAAATCATCCCCATTGTGTCTTCCGGCCGCGCCGCCGATCTGATCTGCCGGACATGGTTAAAAAAATATGACCGTCTCCCGGACGCCATGGTCGTTGAAGGGCCGAAGGCCGGCGGCCATCTCGGTTTCCGCTTTGAAGATCTGGAGCCGGAAAGTGCCATGCCGGAGCTCGGAAACATCGTCTCCGATGTGGTGAAGGTAGCCGCGCAATACGGCAGGAACAGAAAAATACCTGTCATCGGCGGCGGGGGTGTGAGCACGGGTAAGGATATAGCCGATATGCTCAAGCGCGGCGCTTCGGGCGTTCAGATAGCCACAAGATTTGTGCCGACTTATGAATGCGACGCCTCGGAGGCTTTCAAAGAAGCCTATGTCAACGCCAAAAAAGAGGATATAACAATAATCAAAAGCCCGGTGGGCATGCCCGGCCGTGCGCTAAATAACGATTTTATAAAACGCGCCCGGCGCGGTGAAGTCAAATTCAAATGTTTCTATCAGTGCCTCAAAACCTGCAATCCCGC is a window of Candidatus Omnitrophota bacterium DNA encoding:
- the aroQ gene encoding type II 3-dehydroquinate dehydratase; translation: MKILVINGPNMDKLGKRDASVYGAETLAEINKKISALAQELGVEVSFYQSASEGDIVSEIGSADEKYDGAVINPAAYTHTSVAIRDAIEAAKIPFAEAHMSNIYSREDFRSKSMTAPVCAGQISGFGSESYMLALRALVSLLKKK
- the miaA gene encoding tRNA (adenosine(37)-N6)-dimethylallyltransferase MiaA; this encodes MGRVFRPEDLRGIQDTRSVLPPFPRRLRRHRPGHRSFFKIHRRMKIPPAVSAVPVITGSTASGKTDTAFALALRTNGAIINADSQSVYKYFNIGTSKPPASMRKRIKHYLVGCRDPEKQFSAGDFVILARRIAAKIKRRAELPIICGGTGLYISSLKDGISPIPSSAKIRAEVAAMTLEEQLKELEQADYAMFSSIDKRNPRRVGRALEIRRVTGLPPGEALAKNFISGIPLKVFFLSMPREELYRRIDERVDWMIAKGLVKEVLRILKRGVPESAPPFSAIGYKEILEHIRGKLTLAEAAEKIKFRTHQLSRKQEIWWRKKGAVGISVFNKNPDETAAEIEKILYNGKL
- a CDS encoding DUF116 domain-containing protein — protein: MKDKYTKQVAATNKKNRKKFLKIPFSGRMILIPQCLRNSKKCAAEESGPFFICADCGACKIKTIRKKASELGYKKVYILKGGKIIPSLFEKDKPGGVIGIACQWEGFLGQKICGEFKIPVQFFPLSRDGCADTDLDIEAFLKFIEE
- a CDS encoding nitronate monooxygenase, whose translation is MAKLPELNIGDLNIPVPIIQGGMGVRISLARLAAAVANEGGVGTISAALIGGLKSNLTLDDSTLADIKELVEELKKASALTTGVIAVNVMVALTNYSALVQAAAQNNAQIIVAGAGLPLTLPKLVEGTRAKIIPIVSSGRAADLICRTWLKKYDRLPDAMVVEGPKAGGHLGFRFEDLEPESAMPELGNIVSDVVKVAAQYGRNRKIPVIGGGGVSTGKDIADMLKRGASGVQIATRFVPTYECDASEAFKEAYVNAKKEDITIIKSPVGMPGRALNNDFIKRARRGEVKFKCFYQCLKTCNPAKSPYCIAQALINAADGKLDEAVVFVGANAWRTEKIVSVKDVVKELVTEAEANL